CCGCCCATTCCATCGGCTACGATTCCGAACACAATACCTTTTTTGTTTTTAAAAACATTGACGTAATCTTGATTATTTTCTCTGAGTTTTCCAACATCAGTTAATAACGCATACTTCATTAGTCTCAACCTTACCTCTTTAATTTTTTCTAACAAAAGCTGCTACAAAGAAACCATCTGTAAAGTAATCACTTGGGAAGATTTTCAACATTCCGTGAGTGATCGAACCATCTAAAGCTGGTTCATGTTTGACTGGAATCAAATCAAAATTTAAATGCTTGTCAAGAAACTTCTTTACTACTATTTCATTTTCTTCGTCGTCAAAAGTACAAGTACTGAAAACTAATTTACCATTTACTTCTAGTAAATCAACCATGCTATCCAAAATTTCTAACTGAACTCGTTGAAGATTTTCCAAATCTTCGGGCTTTCTAAAGAATCTTAATTCTGGCTTTCTTCTCATCAAACCTAAACCAGAACATGGAGCATCTACCAAGATACGATCAAATTTAGTATTGAGTAGATCCTTTGCTTTTCTCGCATCAACAGCACCCGTACTAATAATATCGCCATAGCCCATTCTTTGACCGTTATCACGAACTAATTTAGTTTTATGCTTATGAATATCTAAAGCAACTACCTCACCGTCTTTTAAATAACTAGCAATGTGAGTCGTCTTGCCTCCAGGTGCAGAGCAAGCATCCAAAACCTTGCTATCAGGCTTGATATCAAGAGCTGGTGCCACTAACATAGAGCTTTCATCTTGAATAGTGTACAAACCGTCTCTAAATTCCTGAGTATCTACTAAGTTACCACTCTTACAAATTAACCCCACCGAAGAAATTTTACTTGGTGAAACATCAAAGCCCTTTTTATCCAAAATTTCCTTTAAATCAGCAACAGTTGTCTTATTAGTGTTAACTCGAATAGAAATATGTGAAGGTTGATTGATTGAACCTAAGATTTCCTTAGCCTTGGCCTTGCCTTGTTGATCAATAAATAAATCCACTAGCCAGCGAGGTACACTGTTACGCAAACTTAGGTCGTAGACAGAGTCGCTCTTAGGCAGTTCTTTATAGCCATGACGTTGATAATTTCTCAAAACGGCATTTACTAAATTACCAGCCCCACGTCCAGCTTTTTGTTTAGCTATTTCAGTTGATTCATTTAAAACTGCATGGGCTGGTATCTTGTCTAAAAATTGTAATTGATAAATGGCGCTCATCAATAACAAATCAAGCCATAGTTCAACTTTTTTATCCTTATCTTGTAAATAAGGTTTCAATTGGTACTCTAAAACGTACTTATGTTGAATTACACCATAGACAATATTAGTCATTAAACGACTGTCAGCATCTGATAAATCAGAATTCTGAAGTAAGTTGTTAATTTCAATATTTGAATATGCTTTATTTTGGAAAACTCTAGTTAGAGCTATAACTGCTAATGCTCGAGGATTATTTTTCATCGATTATTTGTTGTCCTTTTTTAAGATCTTTGCCTAAACCATTCATGTAGTTGGCAATATCCATAATTTTTTTACCGGCTGGTTGAATACGTTTGATTGAAAGTCCCTTTTTATCGCCAGCAACGATCACCAAACGCTTTTTGCCTAGGTCATAAATACTACCAGTTGGTAATTGCGTATCAATTGTTTCTACTTCAGTCTGATAGAGCTTAGTTCTTTGTCCATTTAACATCACCCAAGCACCTGGATCAGGACTCAAAGCTCTGATTTGATTAAAAATCGTTTCAGCGGGTTTG
This sequence is a window from Companilactobacillus alimentarius DSM 20249. Protein-coding genes within it:
- the rsmB gene encoding 16S rRNA (cytosine(967)-C(5))-methyltransferase RsmB produces the protein MKNNPRALAVIALTRVFQNKAYSNIEINNLLQNSDLSDADSRLMTNIVYGVIQHKYVLEYQLKPYLQDKDKKVELWLDLLLMSAIYQLQFLDKIPAHAVLNESTEIAKQKAGRGAGNLVNAVLRNYQRHGYKELPKSDSVYDLSLRNSVPRWLVDLFIDQQGKAKAKEILGSINQPSHISIRVNTNKTTVADLKEILDKKGFDVSPSKISSVGLICKSGNLVDTQEFRDGLYTIQDESSMLVAPALDIKPDSKVLDACSAPGGKTTHIASYLKDGEVVALDIHKHKTKLVRDNGQRMGYGDIISTGAVDARKAKDLLNTKFDRILVDAPCSGLGLMRRKPELRFFRKPEDLENLQRVQLEILDSMVDLLEVNGKLVFSTCTFDDEENEIVVKKFLDKHLNFDLIPVKHEPALDGSITHGMLKIFPSDYFTDGFFVAAFVRKN